The following DNA comes from Gloeocapsa sp. PCC 73106.
CGAGGCTAGTTCCTAACCCCGGTTGCTTATTCGTAGCAACGTTGTACATCACCATCGCCGATCCTTTATCTCTAGGAATTTTGAACCCGCAATCTGAGCATAAGTGGTCTCTGTTTGACAAATTGGCCCAATCTTTATGAACTGCGCCACAGTTTGGACATCTTTGTGATGGTTTGATTTTTTTAGTATCAAGCATCAGCATTAAGCCGCCTTTATCTTCGATTTTGTAAGCAATCATTTGATTTATCGCTCCAAAACCTACAGATAAAATTGATTTATTTAACCCT
Coding sequences within:
- a CDS encoding zinc ribbon domain-containing protein, with product GLNKSILSVGFGAINQMIAYKIEDKGGLMLMLDTKKIKPSQRCPNCGAVHKDWANLSNRDHLCSDCGFKIPRDKGSAMVMYNVATNKQPGLGTSLDNLGCSSSTSKTSKRKHTGSLKQLGQVKRQKRSYQA